In Pseudorca crassidens isolate mPseCra1 chromosome 13, mPseCra1.hap1, whole genome shotgun sequence, the following proteins share a genomic window:
- the HTR1B gene encoding 5-hydroxytryptamine receptor 1B: MPESCAWRDMEEAGAQCAPPLSVSSQTGLSQANVSAAPSHNCSAESYIYQDSIALPWKVVLVVLLALFTLATTLSNAFVIATVYRTRKLHTPANYLIASLAVTDLLVSILVMPVSTVYTVTGRWTLGQVVCDFWLSSDITCCTASILHLCVIALDRYWAITDAVEYSAKRTPKRAAVMIALVWVFSISISLPPFFWRQAKAEEEVSNCVVNTDHILYTVYSTVGAFYFPTLLLIALYGRIYVEARSRILKQTPNRTGKRLTRAQLVTDSPGSTSSVTSINSRAADLPSESGSPVHVNQVKVRVSDALLEKKKLMAARERKATKTLGIILGAFIVCWLPFFIISLVMPICKDACWFHLAIFDFFTWLGYVNSLINPIIYTMSNEDFKQALHKLIRFKCTS, translated from the coding sequence ATGCCCGAGAGCTGCGCTTGGAGAGACATGGAGGAAGCGGGCGCTCAGTGTGCCCCGCCGCTGTCCGTGAGCTCCCAGACGGGGCTTTCGCAAGCCAACGTCTCTGCTGCTCCCTCCCACAACTGCAGCGCCGAGAGCTACATTTACCAGGACTCCATAGCCCTGCCCTGGAAAGTAGTACTGGTCGTGCTGCTGGCGCTCTTCACCTTGGCCACCACGCTCTCCAATGCGTTTGTGATCGCCACTGTGTACCGGACGCGGAAGCTGCATACCCCCGCCAACTACCTGATCGCCTCCCTGGCGGTCACCGACCTGCTGGTATCCATCCTGGTCATGCCCGTCAGCACCGTGTACACGGTCACGGGACGCTGGACGCTGGGCCAGGTGGTGTGCGACTTCTGGCTGTCATCGGACATCACCTGTTGCACTGCTTCCATCTTGCACCTCTGTGTCATCGCCCTGGACCGCTACTGGGCGATCACGGACGCCGTGGAGTACTCGGCTAAAAGGACTCCCAAGAGGGCGGCGGTCATGATCGCGCTCGTGTGGgtcttctccatctccatctcgcTGCCGCCCTTCTTCTGGCGTCAGGCCAAAGCCGAGGAGGAGGTGTCGAACTGCGTGGTGAACACAGATCACATCCTCTACACTGTCTACTCCACGGTGGGCGCTTTCTACTTCCCCACCCTGCTGCTCATCGCCCTCTATGGCCGCATCTACGTGGAAGCCCGCTCCCGGATTTTGAAACAGACGCCCAACAGAACCGGCAAGCGTCTGACCCGAGCCCAGCTGGTTACTGACTCGCCCGGGTCCACGTCTTCCGTCACCTCCATTAATTCGCGGGCTGCAGACTTACCCAGCGAATCGGGGTCTCCTGTGCACGTGAACCAAGTCAAAGTGCGAGTCTCCGACGCCCTGCTGGAGAAGAAGAAACTCATGGCCGCTAGGGAGCGCAAAGCCACCAAGACCCTGGGAATCATTTTGGGAGCGTTCATCGTGTGTTGGCTGCCCTTCTTCATCATCTCCCTGGTGATGCCTATCTGCAAGGATGCCTGCTGGTTCCACCTGGCCATCTTTGACTTCTTCACGTGGCTGGGCTATGTCAACTCCCTCATCAACCCCATCATCTATACCATGTCCAACGAGGACTTCAAACAAGCGCTCCATAAACTGATACGCTTTAAGTGCACAAGCTGA